In a single window of the Gossypium hirsutum isolate 1008001.06 chromosome A13, Gossypium_hirsutum_v2.1, whole genome shotgun sequence genome:
- the LOC107893625 gene encoding proteasome subunit beta type-4: MNFMASKQPENSLLSPESDSQRTLYPYVTGTSVVALKYKDGILMAADMGGSYGSTLRYKSVERMKPIGKHSLLGASGEISDFQEILRYLDELILYDNMWDDGNSLGPKEVHNYLTRVMYNRRNKFNPLWNSLVLGGVKNGQKYLGTVSMIGVNFEDNHVATGFGNHLARPILRQEWHENLSFEDGVRLLEKCMRVLLYRDRSAVNKLQIAKITEEGVTISQPYSLKTYWEFSAFENPAQGAIGSW, encoded by the exons ATGAAT TTCATGGCTTCAAAGCAACCCGAAAATAGCTTGCTCAGTCCTGAATCTGACTCTCAAAGGACTCT gTACCCCTATGTGACTGGAACATCTGTTGTGGCTTTAAAGTATAAAGATGGGATTTTGATGGCTGCTGATATGGGAG GTTCTTATGGGTCTACACTGCGGTACAAGAGTGTGGAGCGAATGAAGCCTATTGGCAAGCATTCTCTTCTGGGTGCAAGTGGAGAAATCAGTGATTTCCAAGAGATTTTGCGTTATCTTGATGAGCTTAT CTTGTATGACAATATGTGGGATGATGGCAACTCTTTGGGGCCTAAAGAGGTGCACAATTACTTGACTCGAGTCATGTATAACAGGCGTAACAAGTTCAACCCATTGTGGAACTCCCTTGTACTTGGTGGGGTTAAAAATGGACAAAAGTATCTTGGAACG GTCAGTATGATTGGTGTAAACTTTGAGGACAATCATGTTGCAACTGGGTTTGGAAATCACCTTGCTCGGCCAATTCTTCGTCAAGAGTGGCATGAGAACTTGAGCTTTGAAGATGGTGTTAGACTATTGGAGAAATGCATGCGTGTTCTCCTCTATCGTGATAGATCAGCTGTTAACAAGCTTCAG ATAGCTAAAATTACTGAAGAGGGTGTGACAATTTCCCAGCCATATTCATTGAAGACGTACTGGGAATTCTCTGCTTTTGAGAACCCTGCACAGGGTGCTATAGGATCATGGTAG